A portion of the Fulvia fulva chromosome 1, complete sequence genome contains these proteins:
- a CDS encoding Glucose-6-phosphate 1-epimerase: MYSPSLHLSVREPFYKQHDYLTTNTTITLPVPPANEATMSGSVDRPNKPSAISPSTTGPQPSVHSDKGKVIATLPTGDSVEVLLYGATVTSWKSNGKERLWLSTAAKLDGSKPVRGGIPVVFPNFGPPPKDHATSSLPQHGFARNTQWDYLGKSSSESGRLAKGGDDSVKLDFGLSSSNLSEEARKAWPHKFGLVYSVTLAKDGLQTMLQVQNKGDSAFEFQMLLHSYFHTPDISKTEVKGLGSTTYIDKMLDASEQQQTDPSVRITGEVDRVYKSIKQDTTSVVVDGQSLLDVQRDNLSDSVVWNPWIEKSKGMGDFEPKDGYKQMIAVEVGTVDGWQKLEAGETFEGGQILKAH, encoded by the exons ATGTATTCACCTTCTCTTCACCTTTCCGTGCGTGAACCCTTCTACAAACAACACGACTACTTGACCACCAACACCACAATCACTCTCCCCGTGCCACCAGCGAACGAAGCAACTATGTCAGGCAGCGTCG ACCGTCCTAACAAGCCATCGGCCATCTCGCCTTCCACCACCGGCCCTCAGCCAAGCGTCCACAGCGACAAGGGCAAAGTCATAGCCACGCTCCCAACCGGTGACTCCGTCGAAGTTCTGCTGTACGGCGCGACCGTCACCAGCTGGAAGAGCAATGGCAAGGAGAGACTCTGGCTCAGCACTGCTGCTAAGCTCGATGGCAGCAAGCCAGTACGAGGTGGCATTCCAGTCGTCTTCCCC AACTTCGGGCCCCCGCCAAAAGACCACGCAACCTCCTCCCTCCCTCAACACGGCTTCGCCCGCAACACCCAATGGGACTACCTAGGCAAATCCTCCTCAGAATCCGGCCGTCTCGCCAAGGGCGGCGACGACAGCGTCAAGCTCGACTTCGGACTCTCCTCCTCCAACCTCAGCGAAGAAGCACGCAAAGCCTGGCCCCACAAATTCGGTCTCGTCTACAGCGTAACTCTCGCCAAAGACGGCCTGCAGACTATGCTCCAAGTCCAGAACAAGGGCGACTCCGCCTTCGAGTTCCAGATGCTGCTCCATTCCTACTTCCACACTCCAGATATCAGCAAGACGGAGGTAAAGGGGTTGGGTAGCACTACCTATATCGACAAGATGCTCGATGCCTCGGAGCAGCAGCAGACAGATCCCTCAGTCCGTATCACGGGCGAGGTAGATCGCGTGTACAAGAGCATTAAGCAGGACACCACATCCGTTGTCGTGGACGGCCAGTCCCTTCTCGACGTTCAGCGCGACAACCTCAGCGACAGTGTGGTGTGGAACCCATGGATTGAGAAGTCGAAGGGTATGGGCGACTTCGAGCCCAAGGATGGGTACAAGCAGATGATTGCTGTGGAGGTCGGGACCGTTGATGGGTGGCAGAAGCTTGAGGCCGGTGAGACTTTTGAGGGTGGACAGATTCTCAAGGCGCATTGA
- a CDS encoding Oxidase ustYa, whose protein sequence is MLAQIHPPTARRLVRLLGFRAKHSQEDDSVEHEGFVEKEDDTLEAAYRLLERRYRTLKYVVSTIAILSTIVVLLLAALHVQRYPLRHESNHFVPNLPWSTTIFERDDLFANPSSPESDNAWGSMMPVSQVTRATFLAITNTIQPGDGFILIKDREKYDLPPGKSDRHGDVYDTSLFHQLHCLRHIRTFLYTMKAAIDKNATATVWDAVLEPQEDHVSHCFDYLRQGLMCNGDLTLEWPRTEPDGRRFAVDGWGVEHQCRSWESIVSFMKENSVMPWS, encoded by the exons ATGCTCGCACAAATTCACCCTCCAACAGCAAGACGGCTTGTCAGATTGCTTGGCTTCAGAGCTAAGCATAGCCAAGAAGACGACAGTGTGGAACATGAAGGTTTTGTTGAGAAAGAGGACGACACACTGGAAGCGGCGTATCGATTGTTGGAGCGGCGATACCGAACGCTGAAGTACGTTGTCTCAACAATCGCCATATTGAGCACCATCGTAGTTCTGCTGCTGGCTGCCTTGCACGTACAGAGATATCCTTTACGCCATGAGTCCAATCATTTTGTCCCGAATT TGCCATGGTCAACAACTATCTTCGAACGAGACGACCTCTTCGCAAATCCCTCCTCGCCAGAATCAGACAACGCCTGGGGCTCAATGATGCCAGTAAGTCAAGTTACAAGAGCAACATTCCTCGCCATCACTAACACTATTCAGCCCGGCGACGGCTTCATCCTCATCAAAGACCGCGAAAAGTATGACCTCCCACCCGGCAAATCCGATCGCCACGGCGACGTCTACGACACATCACTCTTCCACCAACTGCATTGCCTACGCCACATCCGCACCTTCCTCTACACGATGAAAGCCGCGATCGACAAGAATGCTACAGCTACGGTGTGGGATGCTGTGCTTGAGCCTCAGGAGGATCATGTCTCGCACTGCTTCGACTATCTGAGACAAGGTCTGATGTGTAATGGAGATTTGACGCTTGAGTGGCCGAGGACTGAGCCGGATGGGAGGAGGTTCGCCGTGGATGGGTGGGGTGTTGAGCATCAGTGCAGAAGCTGG GAATCCATTGTGAGCTTTATGAAGGAGAACTCTGTGATGCCATGGTCATGA
- a CDS encoding FAD-dependent monooxygenase, translating to MGLNIIIVGSGLAGLAAAAYLRKQHTVTVLEKTHLDFNNNDYGISVVCNAYGLLQKLGIDDTELDMAVMTKIWQRSASNQGLFAADFDTRKMYGAPSVLTRRSHLQRELYRLATSADLEGKPARIVEGFKVREVRYDEGVVVAEDGRSFTGDLIIGADGINSIVRSAVLSEDAQGDREAPATTHDLLAYMAQIPVTALEGNQDMAFFADAINSAGLANWQAPGEEPGPVTQNKRRILSYHISPRELQLVGYCHEEEFAAQFDQQKASILKDIPASRAKDAFHDFAESLTSLYDHHNSGDGTVEVWRIRDVDPLPRWSQGKVLLIGDAPHAIVPHAGQGYNLAVEDAEALGYLLRNDDVQSAIEDFSTKA from the exons ATGGGTCTCAACATAATCATCGTCGGCTCCGGCCTAGCCGGCCTCGCAGCTGCAGCGTACTTGCGCAAACAGCATACCGTAACAGTCCTAGAGAAAACTCATCTCGACTTCAACAACAATGATTACGGCATTTCAGTCGTCTGCAATGCATACGGCTTACTACAGAAGCTCGGCATAGACGACACGGAGCTTGATATGGCCGTCATGACCAAAATCTGGCAACGTTCAGCGTCGAATCAGGGACTCTTCGCGGCGGATTTCGATACGAGGAAGATGTACGGTGCGCCTAGTGTATTGACGAGGCGAAGCCATCTTCAGCGGGAATTGTATAGGTTGGCTACGAGTGCTGATCTGGAAGGGAAGCCGGCGAGGATTGTGGAGGGGTTTAAGGTGAGAGAGGTGAGGTATGATGAAGGCGTTGTTGTGGCGGAAGATGGGCGAAGTTTCACTGGTGATCTGATCATTGGTGCTGACGGCATCAATTCTATCGTGAGAAGTGCAGTCTTATCTGAAGATGCGCAAGGTGACAGAGAAGCTCCTGCCACAACCCACGATCTGCTGGCGTACATGGCACAGATTCCAGTCACGGCTCTAGAAGGCAATCAAGATATGGCCTTCTTCGCAGACGCGATCAACTCCGCAGGCCTCGCAAACTGGCAAGCACCCGGCGAGGAACCAGGTCCAGTCACGCAGAATAAGCGTCGCATTCTGAGCTACCACATCAGTCCGCGAGAGCTTCAGCTTGTAGGGTACTGTCATGAAGAAGAGTTCGCTGCGCAGTTCGATCAACAGAAAGCAAGCATCCTCAAAGACATCCCAGCCTCTCGCGCGAAAGACGCCTTCCATGATTTTGCTGAGAGCCTCACAAGCCTGTACGACCACCACAACTCTGGCGACGGCACAGTTGAAGTATGGCGCATCCGCGACGTGGATCCGTTGCCTCGTTGGTCGCAAGGGAAGGTATTGTTGATTGGTGATGCGCCGCATGCGATCGTACCGCATGCAGGGCAGGGTTATAATCTTGCTGTGGAAGATGCAGAGGCTTTGGGTTATCTGCTGCGGAATGATGATGTGCAGAGTGCTATAGAGGACTTT AGCACTAAGGCATGA
- a CDS encoding Cyclin-dependent kinase 1: protein MENYQKMEKVGEGTYGVVYKARDLSTPDQRIVALKKIRLEAEDEGVPSTAIREISLLKEMNDPAVLRLLNIVHADGHKLYLVFEFMDLDLKKYMEALPVSQGGRGKPLPEGTMEGRGHMGLGAEMVKKFTHQLLSGIRYCHSHRVLHRDLKPQNLLISADGNLKIGDFGLARAFGVPLRTYTHEVVTLWYRSPEILLGGRQYSTGVDMWSVGCIFAEMATRKPLFPGDSEIDEIFKIFRVLGTPSEADWPGVTSFPDFKSSFPKWERKTEEELVNAEAVKFLGDEGLNLLDALLVYDPAGRMSAKQAVHHPYFLEGPGGQYPKNRTNGFH, encoded by the exons ATGGAGAATTACCAGAAGATGGAGAAGGTCGGCGAGG GCACTTACGGAGTCGTCTACAAAGCACGCGACCTCAGTACACCCGATCAACGCATCGTGGCCCTCAAGAAGATCCGCCTCGAAGCCGAAGATGAAGGCGTGCCCTCTACCGCGATCCGCGAAATTTCCCTGCTCAAAGAGATGAACGACCCGGCAGTTCTCCGTCTCCTCAACATCGTACACGCAGACGGCCACAAGCTCTACCTCGTCTTCGAATTCATGGATCTCGACCTGAAGAAGTACATGGAAGCACTCCCAGTCTCACAAGGTGGTCGCGGCAAGCCATTGCCTGAAGGAACCATGGAGGGACGAGGACACATGGGACTGGGTGCAGAGATG GTCAAGAAATTCACCCATCAACTCCTCTCCGGCATCCGCTACTGCCACTCCCACCGAGTCCTCCACCGCGACCTCAAACCCCAAAACCTCCTCATCTCCGCCGACGGCAACCTCAAGATCGGCGACTTCGGCCTCGCCCGCGCCTTCGGCGTGCCCCTCCGCACCTACACCCACGAAGTCGTCACCCTCTGGTACCGCTCCCCCGAAATCCTCCTCGGCGGCCGCCAATACAGCACCGGCGTCGACATGTGGTCCGTCGGCTGCATCTTCGCCGAAATGGCAACCCGCAAACCACTCTTCCCAGGCGACAGCGAAATCGATGAGATTTTCAAGATATTCCGCGTGCTGGGGACTCCTTCAGAGGCGGACTGGCCGGGCGTGACGAGTTTCCCGGATTTCAAGAGTAGTTTCCCCAAGTGGGAGAGGAAGACTGAGGAGGAGTTGGTGAATGCGGAAGCTGTCAAATTCCTTGGTGACGAGGGCCTGAATCTTCTCGACGCGCTGTTAGTATACGACCCAGCGGGCAGGATGAGTGCGAAGCAGGCTGTGCACCATCCATACTTTCTGGAGGGACCGGGTGGACAGTATCCTAAGAACAGGACGAATGGGTTTCACTAA
- a CDS encoding Translation machinery-associated protein 22 produces MADTTTAPAGDLRPAKSVTYCGVCSLPPEYCEYGGTTKKCQEWLEKNQPALYSKLYSDEALSTNLSTLSVDAQKRAEKDAIKKAAKAEAQEKKAAEDRASSKVYIKRVERNKRKYVTEVSGLENFGLDLKKTAKEFGKKFATGSSVTKTASGGEEITIQGDVSDDVVEWLEEHHEEIPEDNIEQIEDKKKKAPGPPLPPPQ; encoded by the exons ATGGCAGACACAACTACCGCCCCAGCAGGCGACCTCAGGCCAGCCAAGAGCGTGACATACTGCGGCGTCTGCTCGCTCCCACCAGAA TACTGTGAATACGGCGGCACCACCAAGAAATGCCAAGAATGGCTCGAAAAGAACCAGCCCGCGCTCTACTCGAAACTCTACTCCGACGAAGCCCTCAGCACCAACCTCTCGACCCTCTCCGTCGACGCCCAGAAACGAGCCGAAAAGGACGCAATCAAAAAAGCCGCCAAAGCAGAAGCTCAAGAGAAGAAAGCTGCCGAAGATCGCGCTTCTTCCAAAGTCTACATCAAACGCGTCGAGCGTAACAAGCGTAAATACGTCACAGAAGTCTCAGGCCTTGAAAACTTTGGTCTCGATCTGAAGAAGACCGCGAAAGAGTTTGGAAAGAAGTTCGCGACAGGTAGTAGTGTGACCAAGACGGCGAGTGGTGGGGAGGAAATCACGATCCAGGGTGATGTGAGTGATGATGTGGTGGAGTGGTTGGAGGAGCATCATGAGGAGATTCCGGAGGACAATATTGAGCAGATTGAGGacaagaagaagaaggcgcCTGGGCCGCCATTGCCGCCGCCGCAGTGA
- a CDS encoding DNA repair protein rhp41 — MAPSRGKGKAPVDPVASRSTRSQRSTTRSKARGGDDVPDVYASMLAETDHSELEHSDRPLKKRKVTPKGTRAVEKTVSTPSRASKPVPAQQPSSAASIAAARPISTRLQTVEDSSDDESEFEFEDVDLEGADASADEHPDGIEDLSISVQPESSIRRAQNRRKPATSAEKAHRLLVHKLHILCLLGHCMYVNGRCNNATVHKLLRRLLSARAISYLNPKTEHSQFQRNRSFLDGLQQATDAFNGEYHVTASGMIKPIWTVDGEEPRELDHLPPVDRSDFVAAAKNMEGSQDMGNQLFCAMLRSAGVDARVVCSLQVLPFTSVPKGSTPQKPVKERILAIAPDTDLSKTDSSADESAMKGSSRAAIRRRLGQPGFTAPKTSATPPKKKSKHIPKLSYPVFWVEAFNAAHQKWVPVDPVVTHSVNKPAKLEPPISYDLNQMTYVLGFEADGITRDVTKRYAKAYNAKTRRHRVEASKDGSKWFKKAMRIFRRKGGANDRDQVEDAELAQKEAREGMPANVLDFKDHPYYALERHLKRHEVLHPKREVGKVNAGTAAKPRMEAVYRRQDVQICKSADKWYRVGREVLEGEQPLKHVPARRKRFQTPDDEDAEPDTTPMYAPYQTQLYIPPPVDKDRIPKNVYGNLDIYVPSMVPAGAVHLRAPRGVFDEPTDQDRKQFTDMAQRAAKLLRIDYADAVTGFKFQGRTGTATVDGVVVAQEYADAVRTAIEGFEYEAEEDASKARSLLALKLWKRFLTGLRIAEQVREYGDGTEDRDAVHERIDAAKAAEEGPGMFLEGSEREPPLITAGLYTIEELLRPGGVTKQRKRKKIDEEDDELMEYEQHDGTIGPDFGIGDEGGGFFPEHRSSAECSHGGGGFLPEAGEQRIFHEEDGGFVTGPEPDGTENGGGFMVDNDDGGGFIADEADDESGLIPHDETQDGGFVLDDEPEGGGFLPDADASHNDDKSIAAGDESQQFSHDSAMVQEIRQTEQDASALQEIPKTSFREPAGSHPSQQTDAAELDSGNDSDKGSLLSHDPEDDDAEPDWLLSD, encoded by the coding sequence ATGGCACCAAGCAGAGGCAAGGGCAAAGCGCCTGTCGACCCGGTTGCAAGCCGTTCTACGCGTTCTCAGCGAAGCACAACCCGGTCCAAGGCACGAGGCGGCGACGATGTGCCAGATGTGTATGCTTCGATGCTGGCCGAGACAGATCACAGTGAGCTGGAGCACAGCGATCGACCGCTCAAGAAGCGCAAAGTCACTCCGAAGGGAACGCGGGCGGTAGAGAAGACTGTATCTACGCCGTCACGCGCATCGAAGCCGGTGCCAGCACAGCAGCCTAGCAGTGCTGCATCTATAGCGGCGGCAAGGCCGATATCGACGAGGCTGCAAACAGTCGAGGACTCTTCCGACGATGAGAGCGAGTTCGAGTTTGAAGATGTTGACCTGGAGGGAGCAGACGCTTCTGCTGATGAACATCCCGATGGCATCGAGGATCTTTCCATATCTGTGCAACCAGAAAGCAGCATAAGAAGAGCACAGAATCGCAGGAAGCCAGCTACTTCTGCAGAAAAAGCTCATCGATTGCTGGTGCACAAGCTGCACATCTTATGTCTTCTTGGCCACTGCATGTATGTCAATGGCCGCTGCAACAACGCAACAGTGCATAAGCTACTTCGACGATTGCTCAGTGCAAGGGCGATATCGTACCTGAATCCGAAGACAGAACATTCACAGTTTCAGCGTAACAGATCTTTCTTGGACGGATTACAGCAAGCGACCGATGCTTTCAATGGTGAGTATCATGTTACCGCATCTGGTATGATTAAACCTATATGGACTGTCGATGGAGAGGAACCTCGAGAGCTTGATCATCTGCCACCCGTCGACAGATCAGACTTCGTTGCAGCCGCAAAGAACATGGAAGGTAGCCAAGACATGGGCAATCAGCTCTTCTGCGCTATGCTTCGCTCGGCTGGGGTGGATGCACGCGTGGTATGCTCACTCCAAGTGTTGCCCTTCACCAGCGTGCCGAAAGGATCGACGCCTCAAAAGCCAGTCAAGGAACGCATATTGGCAATAGCGCCAGACACGGATCTCTCAAAAACTGATAGCAGCGCCGACGAAAGTGCTATGAAAGGCAGTTCGAGAGCTGCTATCCGTAGACGTCTCGGACAGCCAGGCTTCACAGCACCAAAGACCTCAGCAACACCGCCCAAGAAGAAATCAAAGCATATCCCGAAGCTCTCGTATCCCGTCTTCTGGGTCGAGGCTTTCAATGCTGCTCATCAGAAGTGGGTGCCAGTCGACCCAGTAGTGACACACAGTGTCAATAAGCCTGCGAAGCTGGAGCCTCCCATTAGCTACGACCTCAACCAGATGACATACGTTCTGGGCTTCGAGGCTGATGGCATCACTCGAGACGTCACGAAGCGTTATGCCAAAGCATACAATGCGAAAACTAGGCGGCATCGGGTCGAGGCATCCAAAGACGGCAGCAAATGGTTCAAGAAGGCGATGCGTATTTTCCGCCGAAAGGGCGGTGCCAATGATAGGGATCAGGTCGAAGACGCAGAGTTAGCACAGAAAGAAGCAAGAGAGGGCATGCCGGCAAATGTGCTTGATTTTAAGGACCATCCTTATTACGCGCTCGAACGACATCTCAAACGACACGAAGTGCTTCATCCGAAGCGAGAGGTCGGCAAAGTCAATGCAGGTACAGCAGCGAAGCCACGCATGGAAGCAGTCTACCGCAGACAGGATGTGCAGATCTGTAAGAGTGCCGACAAGTGGTACCGTGTGGGGCGAGAAGTGCTCGAAGGCGAGCAACCACTGAAACATGTACCGGCTCGAAGGAAACGGTTCCAGACACCAGACGATGAGGACGCTGAGCCTGACACGACCCCAATGTATGCACCCTACCAGACACAACTTTACATACCGCCTCCTGTCGACAAAGATCGCATACCGAAGAACGTCTATGGCAATCTCGATATCTATGTTCCCTCGATGGTTCCAGCAGGTGCTGTTCACTTACGAGCACCTCGGGGAGTCTTCGATGAGCCCACTGACCAAGATCGCAAACAGTTCACAGATATGGCACAGCGGGCCGCCAAGCTGCTGCGCATAGACTACGCCGATGCTGTCACTGGTTTCAAATTCCAGGGTCGAACGGGCACAGCTACAGTTGACGGTGTCGTTGTAGCGCAGGAGTATGCCGACGCTGTCCGGACTGCCATCGAAGGCTTCGAGTACGAAGCCGAAGAGGATGCAAGCAAAGCCAGGAGTCTCCTTGCATTGAAGCTCTGGAAGCGTTTCCTTACCGGTCTGAGAATCGCCGAACAAGTCCGTGAGTATGGTGACGGCACGGAAGATCGAGACGCGGTTCACGAGAGGATTGATGCTGCGAAAGCTGCGGAAGAGGGACCGGGTATGTTCCTGGAAGGATCTGAGCGTGAGCCGCCATTGATCACGGCGGGGCTGTATACGATAGAAGAGTTGCTAAGGCCGGGTGGTGTAACGAAGCAGAGGAAGAGGAAGAAGATCGACGAGGAGGATGATGAACTCATGGAGTATGAGCAGCATGATGGCACTATCGGTCCAGACTTTGGGATTGGAGATGAAGGTGGAGGCTTCTTCCCTGAACATCGATCATCCGCGGAGTGTAGTCATGGCGGTGGCGGGTTCCTGCCAGAAGCTGGAGAGCAAAGAATTTTCCATGAAGAGGACGGCGGCTTCGTGACGGGACCAGAGCCTGATGGTACAGAAAATGGAGGCGGCTTCATGGTTGACAACGATGATGGCGGGGGCTTCATCGCTGATGAAGCTGATGATGAAAGCGGACTAATACCACACGACGAAACCCAAGATGGTGGCTTCGTACTAGATGATGAGCCTGAGGGTGGTGGATTCCTACCTGATGCCGATGCGAGCCACAACGATGACAAGTCTATCGCTGCGGGTGATGAGTCGCAGCAATTTTCCCATGATTCAGCCATGGTGCAGGAGATCCGTCAAACCGAGCAAGATGCTTCAGCCTTGCAGGAAATACCAAAGACATCGTTCAGAGAGCCGGCTGGCAGCCATCCTTCACAACAGACTGATGCGGCGGAACTGGACAGTGGCAATGATAGTGATAAAGGCTCGCTGCTCTCGCATGATCCTGAAGATGACGATGCTGAGCCGGATTGGTTGTTGAGTGATTGA
- a CDS encoding Ecp58-1: MRSFTALLASASLLVVSTLAVPNTAWQGGSYGGWGKNKSPSWNPGRDSKCLSDSEAQAVADNFKESIAAYSDALADAAFTTDFQDYSDSVIELIDNGCPNSPVALGTATFDSLASFKAGQGAQPPIPFEILNIWHNCDTITIRWVSAQTPAQVTGIIVIEAAYENDRWMIETVFSEFNSGAWLVNLGIFKPSSCTA, from the exons ATGCGCTCCTTCACCGCCCTCTTGGCTTCCGCCTCGTTGCTCGTTGTCAGCACTCTTGCTGTGCCAAATACTGCGTGGCAAGGTGGCAGCTATGGCGGCTGGGGCAAGAACAAGAGCCCAAGCTGGAATCCAGGCCGTGACTCCAAGTGTCTAAGTGACTCGGAAGCCCAAGCTGTTGCCGACAATTTCAAAGAGTCGATCGCAGCCTACAGCGATGCCCTCGCCGATGCCGCATTCACCACAGACTTCCAAGACTACTCCGATTCCGTCATCGAGCTCATCGACAACGGCTGCCCGAACAGCCCAGTAGCC CTCGGTACCGCCACCTTCGACTCCCTCGCCTCCTTCAAGGCCGGACAAGGCGCACAACCCCCCATCCCCTTCGAGATCCTCAACATCTGGCACAACTGCGACACCATCACTATCCGCTGGGTGTCTGCACAGACGCCTGCACAGGTCACTGGCATTATTGTCATTGAGGCTGCTTATGAGAATGATAGGTGGATGATTGAGACCGTGTTCAGCGAGTTTAACTCTGGTGCTTGGTTGGTCAATTTGGGGATCTTTAAGCCGTCGAGTTGCACGGCGTAG
- a CDS encoding FAD-dependent urate hydroxylase: protein MAPASADGLNIIILGGGIAGLTTALALTKFAPQGQVPRIRIFEIRPEPGVIGGAVNLTPNALRMLDYLGAFQIIHERQYGRDIDYLEIFDAYSGKIAESDFRGPDGKGIGDPPYKALRITRGDALKAVMSALEQCENITMTCGKRTVKIDETADNVTIHFEDGDSATGDLLMGCDGIHSVTRLKHVEPERTATYTGVANAFGFAPVSKDFKTHFECTAINFAQRGMLLTSYHSPSNESIYVGGLMSVDDVGSRDGWKSVGADAEKTRQKLLDRFGDAKIPQLKPLIEAAQDFFLWPVYTLTKEGKWSTNRVMLLGDAAHAMPPQGESTGIVFEDTVLFARCLTRWIEKGKPNTMKEAFNAYETLRRGRIEDAFEESKNVVKTVSDAGWLGHKIKTFIVPWYLWFSRAGREKHFLEDVTKADIGY from the exons ATGGCACCCGCATCCGCAGATGGCCTGAACATCATCATCCTCGGCGGTGGCATCGCAGGTCTTACCACAGCTCTTGCCTTGACCAAGTTCGCACCCCAAGGCCAAGTACCGCGAATCCGAATCTTTGAGATCAGACCTGAGCCTGGTGTTATCGGGGGAGCTGTCAACTTGACTCCGAATGCTCTCCGAATGCTCGACTACCTCGGCGCCTTCCAAATCATTCACGAGCGGCAATACGGCAGAGACATCGACTATCTGGAAATCTTCGATGCATACTCTGGCAAGATCGCCGAATCAGACTTCCGTGGACCGGATGGCAAGGGAATAGGAGATCCACCATACAAGGCACTGCGCATCACTCGAGGTGATGCCTTGAAGGCGGTCATGTCAGCCCTGGAGCAATGCGAGAATATCACCATGACTTGCGGCAAGCGAACTGTCAAGATTGACGAGACCGCGGATAATGTCACGATCCACTTCGAAGATGGCGACTCAGCTACTGGTGACCTTCTCATGGGCTGCGATGGTATTCACTCAGTGACCCGCCTGAAGCACGTTGAGCCCGAGAGGACAGCTACCTATACCGGCGTTGCCAACGCTTTCGGCTTCGCGCCAGTCAGCAAGGACTTTAAGACACATTTCGAATGCACCGCCATCAACTTTGCTCAGCGGGGAATGCTTCTGACGTCTTACCACTCCCCATCGAACGAGTCAATCTACGTCGGTGGTCTGATGTCTGTTGACGACGTTGGATCACGAGATGGGTGGAAGTCAGTCGGAGCCGACGCAGAAAAGACAAGACAAAAGCTCCTCGACAGATTCGGCGATGCAAAGATCCCACAACTCAAGCCTCTAATCGAAGCAGCCCAGGACTTCTTCCTCTGGCCCGTCTACACCCTCACAAAAGAAGGGAAATGGTCAACAAACCGCGTAATGCTCCTCGGCGACGCCGCA CACGCGATGCCACCCCAAGGCGAAAGCACCGGCATAGTCTTCGAAGACACCGTCCTCTTCGCGCGCTGCCTGACACGCTGGATCGAAAAAGGCAAGCCCAACACGATGAAAGAGGCCTTCAACGCCTACGAAACGCTCCGACGCGGGAGGATAGAGGATGCGTTTGAGGAGTCGAAGAATGTCGTCAAGACTGTGTCGGATGCTGGGTGGTTGGGGCATAAGATTAAGACGTTTATTGTGCCGTGGTATCTTTGGTTCTCGAGGGCGGGGAGGGAGAAGCATTTTTTGGAGGATGTGACGAAGGCGGATATTGGGTATTAG